A region from the Ammospiza nelsoni isolate bAmmNel1 chromosome 1, bAmmNel1.pri, whole genome shotgun sequence genome encodes:
- the TBRG4 gene encoding LOW QUALITY PROTEIN: FAST kinase domain-containing protein 4 (The sequence of the model RefSeq protein was modified relative to this genomic sequence to represent the inferred CDS: inserted 5 bases in 4 codons; deleted 3 bases in 3 codons), translating into MAAHLVRRCCRRLLLPALPGPGAGPALRTGPARAAEEPRARARPEGEEQQLXELIRAAGSAQELLQLGRGAALSSNLAALALARLARLSAEQRLDTESLRGDPRFQQLLGTLDAQISQVWNSSLLQLLRVLPALGLARGGRQVRSVEQEVLWRLRRLPLRRLVQLAEQLAGQGAPGPLLPEVLRKLELRWTELEGARTVVTLMAKVGHLSPALMERLEDKALELAEQFDPDELRRVALALALQQRRCVPLLRALSYHLLQKPAELPLPVLTDLLFAFSKLSFQQPQVLHRLALELQPHLGSLSPAQVLRCARSFGSLSWLSRPLAEAMAQYCLDNSQSLTITQLCGILVSFARLNFQPSSSEEFFSMIHERLQGQEQQLDVHLLADVVWSLCVLQQPRAAHLCQVLCPEFQARLRGDSSPRAQSSWLKLLHINATARLEVPGYEGPFLRPELLGGHGXDRDKDKDKATPLQRWLREALPGALGGPDLVRYNVSTVYGWDIDAEAVLDSDNKPLPVXDYSAPHLSHSEGTKPLPAGARRVAVLRWELPQFSSRGRELXGRGSMARRHLRAAGFLLAEVPHYEFLELKLERQRVAYLKDKVAKALASDTAGDTAGDHGHLARLASSAGPVPVPM; encoded by the exons ATGGCCGCGCACCTGGTTCGCCGCTGCTGCcggcggctgctgctgccggcGCTGCCGGGGCCCGGCGCGGGGCCCGCCCTGCGCACC GGGCCGGCCCGGGCCGCCGAGGAGCCGCGGGCGCGGGCCCGGCCCGAGGgcgaggagcagcagc cggAGCTGATCCGGGCGGCGGGCAGCgcgcaggagctgctgcagctgggccgCGGCGCCGCCCTCAGCAGCAACCTGGCGGCGCTGGCCCTGGCGCGGCTGGCGCGGCTGAGCGCCGAGCAGCGCCTGGACACCGAGAGC CTGCGCGGGGACCCGcgcttccagcagctcctggggacgCTCGATGcacag ATCTCCCAGGTGTGGAACTCGtcgctgctgcagctgctgcggGTGCTGCCGGCGCTGGGGCtggcgcggggcgggcgccaGGTGCGCTCGgtggagcaggaggtgctgtgGCGGCTGCGGCGCCTGCCCCTGCGCCGGCTGGTGCAGCTGGCGGAGCAGCTGGCGGGGCAGGGCGCCCCGGGGCCGCTGCTGCCCGAGGTGCTGCGCAAGCTGGAGCTGCGCTGGACCGAGCTCGAGGGCGCGCGCACCGTGGTGACGCTCATGGCCAAGGTGGGACACCTGTCCCCCGCCCTCATGGAGCGCCTGGAGGACAAG gccctggagctggcagagcagttTGACCCCGACGAGCTGCGCCGCGTGGCGCTGGCCCTGGCGCTGCAGCAGCGCCGCTGCGTGCCCCTGCTGCGGGCCCTGAGCTACCACCTGCTGCAGAAAcctgctgagctgcccctgcccgtgCTCACCGACCTGCTCTTCGCCTTCA GCAAGCTGAGTTTCCAGCAGCCGCAGGTGCTGCACCGtctggccctggagctgcag ccccacctgggcagcctgagcccggcgcaggtgctGCGCTGTGCCCGCTCCTTCGGCAGCCTGAGCTGGCTCAGCCGGCCCCTGGCCGAGGCCATGGCCCAG TACTGCCTGGATAACTCTCAGAGCCTGACCATCACCCAGCTCTGCGGGATCCTCGTCTCCTTCGCCCGCCTCAacttccagcccagctccagcgaGGAGTTCTTCTCCATG ATCCACGAGcggctgcagggccaggagcagcagctggacgtGCACCTGCTGGCAGACGTGGTGTGGTCCCTGTGcgtgctgcagcagccccgggcagcccacctgtgccaggtgctgtgcCCCGAGTTCCAGGCACGGCTGAGAG GTGACAGCTCCCCACGGGCACAGAGCTCgtggctgaagctgctgcaCATCAATGCCACGGCCAGGCTGGAGGTGCCAGGCTACGAGGGGCCCTTCCTGCGCCCCGAGCTGCTGGGGGGGCacgg ggacagggacaaggacaaggacaaggcCACCCCGCTGCAGCGGTGGCTGCGGGAGGCACTGCCGGGGGCACTGGGGGGCCCCGACCTCGTCCGGTACAACGTGAGCACCGTGTACGGCTGGGACATCG ATGCCGAGGCGGTGCTGGACAGTGACAACAAACCTCTGCCCG AGGACTACAGTGCTCCCCACCTGTCCCACTCTGAGGGGACAAAGCCACTGCCAGCGGGGGCCAGGAG ggtggccGTGCTGCGCTGGGAGCTGCCGCAGTTCAGCTCTCGGGGCCGGGAGC CTGGGCGGGGCTCCATGGCCCGAAGGCACCTCCGAGCTGCCGGCTTCCTGCTGGCCGAG gtgcCACACTACGAGTTCCTGGAGCTGAAGCTGGAGCGGCAGCGCGTGGCCTACCTGAAGGACAAGGTGGCCAAGGCCCTGGCCAGTGACACGGCGGGGGACACGGCAGGGGACCACGGCCACCTAGCCCGCCTCGCCTCATCGgctggccctgtccctgtgccaatGTGA
- the NACAD gene encoding NAC-alpha domain-containing protein 1: MRMRMERSDAARPGLSAAAAARARAWRYRGAPARPPGGARALWGPRCGVTTLNPGTRRGSAAGCAPPYRTGRCCWDWGLSLGPPPGWETEARPKVTAQRCPRGPLSRAGGAGDTGSTARVTRASCGDREGTQPRVAPCPPELGLGVPNKGARVRFVRGGGGRGVPGDPKRPRGVTGTGTSPPNEPLGGPQHVAGGVVPDRTIADRWGGIGGTCPANPRQAPPPPGSPRAAPPPHPFITPGGGAGSALQEGPGAIAAPNAPARPMEPCPGASAPPPMPAKQEARPPPEGASCEPGAAAAAPPGSPCRPPPAEPLDARIVMGEETRSAPPEPRGAPPVPCPFPAPPKEPPPGRPPALDPELFFTAPSTPVRAGGPRPGPPEEPTDADSEGLCSPPTSPSGSYMTAEGGSWGSSGTASTSPSCSPNLAAEAEGLGEAEGEAEGLGGALGLPLGLGDPPAFPPLSPEEEDDDEDDDDEDGCADDEDEDDDDEDGQTPEEEDEDEGSGLIPAALLPFRGSLLFQAEAVEISPRAAPEEEEEEDEGSTSASFLRSLSESSIPEGGDEAFAFRDDTDASSDSAAYDGDEDERLYGSERHAGTPAGTPPGTPPGSPAPPGVELHLRAGSPCPGTAPAPPGGDAQLDGRARVPVTAFVPIAAARPPPEPPEGAAAATEGSGTAPGPCPELAGTGPVPPAPGLCARDPQSHQPGDTNGDGPGGDSDGDDDLELSAGTVGSAGGHSELGSAATALGTAVTPTPLDEMDAADNDTMAPVTPTPLDEMDTVANDVVTPGLVDTDLVAPVTPGLVDSLDTDLVAPVTPTPLDEMDAAAPSPVTPSPPDTDMVTPGTPTPLDEMDAADADVVTASLMDSAAPSPPDEQDTVATDMVTPGTPTLLDTTDADVVTASLMDSTATSLVAPSPLDAAAPDGVALVTPSPPDEPDTVATSLVAPVTASPPDELDTVATSLVTTVTPSTPHELDITATDLVTPTPLVTASPLDEPDTAATSLVTPVTPSPPHELDIMATDPVAEVTPSQLDKMEAVDTVLVTPTLKDAVATDLVTPVTPTLMASVATSPVTSPPMDESNAAAIDLVTSVTPLPMDESSTVATSPVTSVTPAPMATTDAAPVTPSVMDTADTRTVTSVTPSPQDETATATTETAPVTPDLKDTVTPAAVTPDLKDTVTPDLKDTVTPAAVTPSLKDTVTPDLKDTVTPAAVTPSPMDAVATTPVTPSPPGAVPAPCPPARALSPVALAARESPAVPACPLARAPLSQRPGDIPEERGDAAPAPAEGSSPARTGAGSVTVPAGGEAAPSPSEPEEEEEEEEAEDEDEDAAPAPPSPQFTASEREVFVGTPPAPPELLPPPGAFSGRGAGPGVPAPLPGVPPPAPRPGPAPPGPAAGDTDAKGPPSPPERRQQEEEAAVGGVAPSPLPAAGPPPEPPRPAPPKLSQVPPPRAPPGQEPPPGLPLSRKHLEAPQAPPQKEPEPRGRAGVPGAGAARAPPRGSLQSESSSSSEAEPPRPPPAPQRCQPNHRGSGNESESNDESIPELEEPEGSELPPAQPQVPLGHGLGPGEEPLSKAKQSRSEKKARKAMSKLGLRQIHGVTRITIRKSKNILFVISKPDVFKSPASDIYIVFGEAKIEDLSQQVHKAAAEKFKVPLEHSALVTDAAPALAIKEESEEEEEVDETGLEVRDIELVMAQANVSRPKAVRALRHNNNDIVNAIMELTM; encoded by the exons atgaggatgaggatggagcgGTCGGACGCGGCCCGGCCGGGGCTCTcggcagccgccgccgcccgggcTCGGGCCTGGCGGTACCGGGGGGCTCCGGCCCGGCCCCCCGGCGGGGCACGGGCACTTTGGGGACCTCGCTGCGGGGTCACCACCCTGAACCCCGGAACCCGGCGGGGGTCGGCAGCGGGCTGTGCCCCCCCGTACCGGACcgggaggtgctgctgggacTGGGGGCTGAGCCTCGGCCCCCCCCCAGggtgggaaactgaggcacggccCAAGGTCACCGCACAGCGCTGTCCCCGGGGGCCACTGTCACGCGCGgggggggctggggacaccgggagcACCGCCAGGGTCACCCGCGCCTCCTgcggggacagggaggggacacagcccagggtcGCCCCGTgccccccagagctggggctgggggtccccaaTAAAGGGGCGAGGGTCCGGTTtgtgcgggggggggggggtcggGGTGTGCCGGGGGACCCCAAACGGCCCCGGGGTGTGACGGGGACAGGAACATCCCCCCCAAATGAACCTTTGGGGGGTCCCCAGCACGTGGCGGGGGGGGTTGTGCCGGACCGAACCATTGCAGACCGATGGGGGGGGATCGGCGGCACCTGCCCCGCAAATCCCCGccaggccccgccccctcccggctccccccgcgccgccccgcccccCCACCCCTTTATAACGCCCGGGGGGGGCGCGGGGTCGGCGCTGCAGGAGGGGCCGGGGGCGATCGCGGCTCCGAACGCGCCCGCCCGACCCATGGAGCCGTGCCCGGGGGCCTCAG CGCCCCCGCCGATGCCGGCCAAGCAGGAGGCTCGCCCCCCGCCCGAGGGGGCCAGCTGTGagcccggcgccgccgccgccgccccccccGGCTCTCCgtgccgccccccgcccgcggAGCCGCTGGACGCGCGCATCGTGATGGGCGAGGAGACGCGCAGCGCGCCGCCCGAGCCGCGGGGCGCGCCCCCCGTGCCTTGCCCCTTCCCCGCGCCCCCCAAGGAGCCGCCCCCGGGCCGCCCCCCCGCGCTCGACCCCGAGCTCTTCTTCACGGCGCCCTCGACGCCGGTGCGGGCGGGGGGGCCGCGGCCGGGGCCGCCCGAGGAGCCGACGGACGCGGACAGCGAGGGGCTCTGCTCGCCCCCCACGTCCCCCTCGGGCTCCTACATGACGGCCGAGGGCGGCAGCTGGGGCTCCTCGGGCACCGCCAGCACCTCCCCGTCCTGCTCCCCCAACCTGGCGGCCGAGGCCGAAGGCCTGGGGGAGGCCGAGGGCGAGGCCGAAGGGCTGGGgggggccctggggctgcccctcgGCCTGGGGGACCCCCCGGCCTTCCCCCCGCTGTCCCCCGAGGAGGAGGATGACGACGAGGACGATGATGACGAGGACGGGTGTGCGGATGACGAGGATGAGGATGACGATGATGAGGACGGGCAGACGccggaggaggaggacgaggacgAGGGCTCGGGGCTGATCCCGGCGGCGCTGCTCCCGTTCCGGGGCAGTCTCCTCTTCCAGGCCGAGGCCGTGGAGATCTCGCCCCGGGCCGCccccgaggaggaggaggaggaggatgaaggcaGCACCTCGGCGTCCTTCCTGCGCTCGCTGTCCGAGAGCTCCATCCCCGAGGGCGGGGACGAGGCCTTCGCCTTCCGCGACGACACCGACGCCTCCTCGGACTCGGCCGCCTACGACGGGGACGAGGACGAGCGGCTCTACGGCAGCGAGCGGCACGCGGGGACACCGGCGGGGACACCCCCGGGGACCCCCCCGGGCTCCCCCGCGCCCCCCGGCGTGGAGCTGCACCTGCGGGCCGGGTCCCCGTGCCCCGGCACAGCCCCGGCACCGCCCGGCGGGGACGCGCAGCTGGACGGCCGCGCCCGTGTCCCCGTCACCGCCTTTGTCCCCATCGCCGCGGCGCGGCCCCCGCCCGAGCCCCCCgagggggcggcggcggccacAGAAGGTTCTGGAACAGCGCCGGGACCGTGCCCGGAGCTGGCAGGGACCGGCCCTgtgcccccggccccggggctctgtgccagggacccccagagccaccagccGGGGGACACCAACGGGGACGGGCCTGGCGGTGACAGCGATGGTGACGACGACCTCGAGCTCAGCGCCGGGACAGTGGGGAGCGCCGGTGGCCACAGCGAGCTGGGATCTGCAGCCAccgccctggggacagcagtgacaccGACCCCTCTGGATGAGATGGACGCTGCAGACAATGACACGATGGCACCAGTGACACCGACTCCTCTGGATGAGATGGACACTGTGGCCAATGACGTGGTGACACCCGGCCTGGTGGACACTGACCTGGTGGCGCCAGTGACACCCGGCCTGGTGGACTCGCTGGACACGGACCTGGTGGCACCAGTGACACCAACCCCCCTGGACGAGATGGAcgctgcagcccccagcccggTGACGCCCAGCCCGCCTGACACTGACATGGTGACACCGGGGACACCAACCCCGCTGGATGAGATGGATGCTGCAGATGCTGATGTGGTGACAGCCAGCCTGATGGACAGCGCAGCCCCCAGCCCGCCAGACGAGCAGGACACTGTGGCCACTGACATGGTGACACCAGGGACACCGACCCTGCTGGACACCACAGATGCTGATGTGGTGACAGCCAGCCTAATggacagcacagccaccagccTGGTGGCACCCAGCCCGTTGGATGCTGCAGCCCCTGATGGAGTGGCATTGGTGACACCAAGCCCACCAGATGAGCCAGACACTGTGGCCACCAGCTTGGTGGCGCCAGTAACAGCCAGCCCTCCAGATGAGCTGGACACCGTGGCTACCAGCCTGGTGACAACAGTGACACCCAGCACACCACATGAGCTGGACATCACGGCCACTGACCTGGTGACACCAACCCCACTGGTGACAGCCAGCCCCCTAGATGAGCCTGATACTGCAGCCACCAGCCTGGTGACACCAGTGACACCCAGCCCACCACATGAGCTGGACATCATGGCCACTGACCCTGTGGCAGAGGTGACACCCAGCCAGCTGGACAAGATGGAAGCTGTGGACACTGTCCTAGTGACACCCACTCTGAAGGATGCTGTGGCCACTGACTTGGTGACACCAGTGACACCCACCCTGATGGCCAGTGTGGCCACCAGCCCGGTGACATCGCCCCCCATGGATGAGAGTAATGCTGCAGCCATTGACCTGGTGACATCGGTGACACCACTCCCCATGGATGAGAGTAGCACTGTGGCCACCAGCCCGGTGACATCGGTGACACCTGCCCCGATGGCCACCACAGACGCTGCCCCAGTGACCCCGAGCGTGATGGACACTGCGGACACCAGAACGGTGACATCGGTGACACCGAGCCCCCAGGATGAGACGGCCACCGCGACCACTGAGACGGCCCCCGTGACCCCTGACCTGAAGGACACTGTGACCCCTGCTGCAGTGACCCCTGACCTGAAGGACACCGTGACCCCTGACCTGAAGGACACCGTGACCCCTGCTGCAGTGACGCCCAGCCTGAAGGACACCGTGACCCCCGACCTGAAGGACACCGTGACCCCTGCTGCAGTGACCCCCAGCCCGATGGACGCTGTGGCCACCACCCCGGTGACCCCCAGCCCCCCGGGCGCTGTccctgccccgtgtccccctgcCCGGGCCCTGTCCCCCGTGGCGCTGGCAGCCCGCGAgtcccccgctgtccccgcgtGTCCCCTGGCACGGGCACCGCTGTCACAGCGCCCCGGGGACATCCCTGAGGAGCGGGGGGACGCGGCCCCCGCCCCTGCCGAGGGTTCGTCCCCGGCCCGCACCGGCGCCGGCTCTGTCACCGTCCCCGCGGGGGGAGAGGCCGCGCCGAGCCCCTCGGAGCccgaggaggaggaagaggaggaggaagcagaggatgaggatgaggatgcgGCCCCCGCGCCCCCCTCGCCGCAGTTCACGGCCTCGGAGCGGGAGGTGTTCGTGGGGACCCCCCCGGCGCCCCCcgagctgctgccaccacccgGTGCCTTTTcggggcgcggggccggcccgggggtccccgccccgctcccgggggtgccgccccccgccccccggccgggccccgcgccccccggccccgctgcagGGGACACCGATGCCAAaggccccccgagcccccccgAGCGgcggcagcaggaggaggaggcggccgTGGGGGGGGTcgcccccagccccctccccgcTGCGGGGCcgccccctgagcccccccgCCCTGCGCCCCCCAAACTCAGCCAAGTGCCTCCCCCCAGGGCCCCCCCCGGCCAGGAGCCccccccggggctgcccctcTCCAGGAAGCACCTCGAAG ccccccaggcGCCCCCGCAGAAGGAGCCGgagccccggggccgggcgggggtcccgggggcgggggcggcccgggCGCCCCCCCGGGGGTCTCTGCAGTCCGAGTCGAGCTCGTCCAGCGAGGCTGagcccccccgcccccccccggCCCCCCAGCGCTGCCAGCCCAACCACCGAG GGTCCGGGAACGAGTCCGAGAGCAACGACGAGTCCATCCCGGAGCTGGAGGAGCCCGAGGGCTCGGagctgccccctgcccagccccag GTGCCCCTCGGCCACGGCCTCGGGCCCGGGGAGGAGCCGCTCAGCAAAGCCAAGCAGAGCCGCAGCGAGAAGAAAGCCCGAAAG GCCATGTCCAAGCTGGGGCTGCGGCAGATCCACGGCGTCACCCGCATCACCATCCGCAAGTCCAAGAACATCCTGTTCGTCATCTCCAAGCCCGACGTGTTCAAGAGCCCGGCCTCCGACATCTACATCGTCTTTGGGGAGGCCAAG ATCGAGGACCTGTCCCAGCAAGTGCACAAGGCGGCGGCCGAGAAGTTCAAGGTGCCCCTGGAGCACTCGGCGCTGGTGACCGACGCCGCTCCCGCCCTGGCCATCAAGGAGGAgagcgaggaggaggaggag gtGGACGAGACAGGCCTGGAGGTGCGGGACATCGAGCTGGTGATGGCCCAGGCCAACGTGTCCCGGCCCAAGGCTGTGAGAGCCCTGAGGCACAACAACAACGACATCGTCAACGCCATCATG GAACTGACCATGTAG